A stretch of the Funiculus sociatus GB2-C1 genome encodes the following:
- a CDS encoding DUF3592 domain-containing protein, giving the protein MAKKDITLTWIGCIFSITGIGMLIGSFLSYNSTHNFIKNSSSTIATVTELRLHTSSSSSSSKSSTYYPIVKFKTQKGETVEFQSSVGTYPPSFRVGETVSVLYDANNPAEAEINSFWQLWFTAIFLLAMGGLFAGIGLSLLAGPLAFRLLSNKNAAKLQANGKKIVTKFTGVELNTFLTVNGSSPYQITSQWFDPETNQVYVFHSENIWFDPEEFIKYETIDVYVDPNDMKKYHMDISFLPKLAN; this is encoded by the coding sequence ATGGCAAAAAAAGACATAACGTTAACGTGGATAGGCTGCATATTTAGTATTACCGGAATCGGAATGCTTATCGGGAGTTTTTTATCTTATAATTCTACCCATAATTTTATTAAAAATTCATCCTCTACCATAGCCACTGTAACCGAACTTAGACTTCACACTTCTAGCAGTTCCAGCAGTAGCAAATCCAGTACCTATTACCCGATAGTAAAATTCAAAACTCAGAAGGGGGAAACCGTAGAGTTTCAATCAAGCGTTGGCACTTATCCACCAAGTTTTCGTGTAGGCGAAACGGTTTCTGTTCTCTACGATGCCAACAATCCCGCCGAAGCAGAAATAAACTCTTTTTGGCAACTTTGGTTTACTGCTATCTTTTTATTGGCAATGGGAGGGCTTTTTGCCGGAATAGGCTTGAGTTTACTCGCTGGCCCTTTAGCATTTAGATTGTTATCAAATAAAAATGCTGCAAAGCTGCAAGCTAATGGCAAAAAGATAGTAACTAAATTCACTGGAGTGGAATTAAATACATTTTTAACAGTCAACGGTTCCTCTCCTTACCAGATAACTTCCCAATGGTTTGACCCGGAGACTAATCAAGTTTACGTTTTTCACAGTGAAAATATTTGGTTTGATCCGGAAGAATTTATCAAATATGAAACAATAGATGTATATGTAGACCCCAACGATATGAAAAAATATCACATGGATATATCGTTTTTACCAAAATTGGCGAATTAA
- the deoC gene encoding deoxyribose-phosphate aldolase — translation MAANQPDIDIAGFIDHALLNPTATSEQVVRWCEEAYRFNFAAVCVYPAYVRQAADLLHGKNPKVCTVIGFPTGATTVGTKLYEAQEAVENGATELDVVINLGLLKAGKTEELHREIAQICDETGQTVKAILETALLTDAEKKVAAEICMDAGVAFLKTSTGWQGGATVADIRLLKQLAREQVGIKASGGIRTVEQAIELIVAGATRLGTSRGPDLIRQRDTLEKED, via the coding sequence ATGGCTGCAAATCAGCCTGATATTGATATTGCGGGGTTTATCGATCATGCGCTGCTAAATCCCACAGCTACAAGCGAGCAAGTGGTGCGGTGGTGCGAAGAAGCATATAGGTTTAATTTTGCGGCGGTGTGCGTGTATCCCGCATACGTGCGGCAAGCAGCTGATTTGCTGCACGGAAAGAATCCCAAAGTGTGTACTGTAATTGGCTTTCCCACTGGGGCGACGACAGTGGGGACGAAACTATATGAAGCTCAAGAGGCAGTAGAAAATGGAGCTACTGAGTTAGATGTCGTGATCAACCTGGGTTTGTTGAAAGCTGGAAAAACCGAGGAGCTGCATCGAGAAATTGCCCAGATTTGCGACGAAACTGGGCAGACTGTGAAGGCAATTTTGGAAACTGCCCTGCTGACAGATGCAGAAAAGAAGGTGGCAGCTGAAATATGTATGGATGCAGGAGTGGCATTCTTAAAAACCAGCACGGGCTGGCAGGGGGGTGCCACAGTGGCGGATATCCGCCTTCTGAAGCAGCTGGCGCGGGAGCAGGTAGGCATTAAGGCATCGGGGGGAATCCGTACCGTTGAGCAAGCCATAGAGTTAATCGTGGCAGGAGCTACGCGGTTAGGAACGTCTCGCGGCCCCGATTTGATCCGTCAGCGCGATACGCTGGAAAAAGAAGACTGA
- a CDS encoding alpha/beta hydrolase family protein — protein MIRAFFRAAKVDNAKPPYDTIHLKVLYPAKMSGSQQQLAQGIVPADSDKAPFPVVIFFSGINCTSQMYQWLAVQLAQRGMVVVTFDWVAENLPGIFSLTPGVDIAMWTPDKYGTGSTASALPTLLGELESLQSEGVLAGMLNLQQIILGGHSAGGRIALENAEPRFFPQVAAAFAYGAHNAAPIMLGFAPETILPLPSSLPLLLIGGTKDGVIATSSGQYGLSSDATTAVVRTFHEAITGGRDDTYLLILEGANHFSIAYPPDITTASPFDLPATQPEEAIRSLVGETIGLFIDAHVRHKPDASQGLESLLLGANPTIALLARK, from the coding sequence ATGATTCGCGCTTTTTTCCGAGCCGCTAAAGTTGACAATGCCAAACCGCCCTACGACACAATTCATCTCAAGGTACTATATCCCGCCAAGATGTCGGGAAGCCAACAGCAACTAGCTCAAGGCATTGTGCCAGCAGACTCAGACAAAGCTCCGTTTCCGGTGGTAATTTTCTTTAGTGGGATTAACTGCACGAGCCAAATGTACCAGTGGCTAGCAGTTCAACTTGCCCAGCGGGGAATGGTGGTAGTTACATTTGACTGGGTTGCCGAAAATTTACCAGGGATATTCAGCCTCACTCCAGGTGTTGACATTGCAATGTGGACACCCGATAAATACGGCACTGGCTCCACTGCTTCGGCTTTACCAACACTGCTAGGCGAACTTGAAAGCCTCCAGTCGGAGGGAGTGCTGGCGGGAATGCTGAACTTACAACAAATTATTTTGGGCGGACACTCCGCAGGTGGCAGAATTGCCCTAGAAAATGCCGAACCACGCTTTTTTCCACAAGTCGCGGCGGCTTTTGCCTACGGCGCTCACAATGCCGCCCCGATAATGCTAGGATTTGCACCAGAAACAATATTGCCGCTGCCCTCATCGCTGCCTCTGTTGCTCATAGGTGGCACCAAGGACGGGGTAATTGCGACCAGCAGTGGACAGTATGGACTCAGTAGCGACGCTACTACAGCAGTTGTCCGCACCTTCCACGAGGCAATAACCGGCGGGCGAGATGACACCTATCTGCTAATTCTGGAAGGGGCAAATCACTTTTCCATTGCTTATCCGCCAGATATTACCACTGCTTCACCTTTTGACTTACCAGCTACTCAACCGGAAGAGGCAATACGTTCTCTAGTGGGTGAAACGATTGGTTTGTTTATTGATGCTCATGTACGTCACAAACCAGACGCATCGCAGGGGCTTGAGAGTTTGCTATTGGGTGCTAATCCAACGATCGCATTGTTGGCGCGAAAGTGA
- a CDS encoding metal ABC transporter ATP-binding protein: MVCHLRDVPVAATGATSINVSHLGVQYRTVEALRDVSFAVKSGRLTGIIGPNGAGKSTLMKAMLGLIPAAAGSVLYNERPLMEQRELVAYVPQRSQIDWTYPATVWDAVMMGRVKKTGWFRRFSNVSRRVAADAIERVGMSAYRDRPIGQLSGGQQQRVFLARAIAQQAEIFCFDEPFAGIDQKTQSIIFDIFHELADANKTVLVVNHDLGESITHFDDLILLNTDLIASGSRQEVLSQENLYRAYGGKVAFFAA, from the coding sequence ATGGTATGCCATCTGAGAGATGTGCCTGTGGCGGCGACAGGTGCAACAAGCATTAACGTCAGCCACTTGGGAGTTCAGTACCGCACGGTAGAGGCGCTGCGAGATGTCAGTTTTGCGGTGAAATCGGGGCGACTGACGGGAATTATTGGACCCAATGGTGCTGGTAAAAGTACGCTGATGAAGGCGATGTTGGGGTTGATTCCGGCTGCTGCTGGCAGTGTACTGTATAACGAGCGCCCGTTGATGGAGCAAAGGGAACTGGTTGCTTATGTGCCGCAGCGATCGCAAATAGACTGGACTTACCCCGCTACTGTCTGGGATGCGGTAATGATGGGTAGGGTGAAGAAAACTGGCTGGTTTCGTCGCTTCTCAAACGTTAGCAGACGAGTAGCGGCAGATGCTATCGAGCGTGTGGGGATGAGCGCTTATCGTGATCGCCCGATTGGGCAACTTTCAGGCGGACAACAGCAACGGGTATTTTTAGCCAGAGCGATCGCTCAGCAAGCGGAGATTTTCTGTTTTGATGAGCCGTTTGCGGGAATCGATCAGAAAACTCAGTCAATTATTTTTGACATCTTCCACGAACTCGCCGACGCCAATAAAACTGTTCTAGTCGTCAACCACGACTTAGGGGAATCTATCACCCACTTTGATGATTTGATTTTACTAAATACTGATTTAATTGCCAGTGGTTCGCGCCAAGAGGTGCTAAGTCAGGAAAACCTTTACCGCGCCTATGGGGGCAAGGTTGCATTTTTTGCAGCTTAG
- a CDS encoding metal ABC transporter substrate-binding protein translates to MEENLKKKKRNKRKPKILSFAHLTWLGLGLLLPFALFSCNQPSSESTNPAADSKPNVVATSTIIEDLTERVGGEEIQLKGILKPGTDPHVYEPVPQDSQALEKANLILYNGYNLEPGLIKLMNASGGKARKVAVGEVVKSLQLDKGKGEVVPDPHVWGDADNAIQMVNAIRDALIEVSPEDKEKFTQNAELLTAELKQLDSWIIQEIKTIPENKRKLITTHDAFQYYGRGYGIPVAGTLIGISTEEQPSAQTVRKLVESVKVAGVSAIFAETTINPALITTVAQESGIKLAPRQLYSDSIGAAGSDADSYINMMVANTRTIVEALGGRYTPFEVSGREKK, encoded by the coding sequence ATGGAAGAAAACCTAAAAAAGAAAAAAAGAAATAAGAGAAAGCCAAAAATTCTTTCTTTTGCTCACCTTACCTGGTTAGGACTGGGGCTGCTTCTACCTTTTGCCCTATTCAGTTGTAATCAGCCCTCCTCAGAAAGTACCAATCCAGCCGCAGACAGCAAACCCAACGTAGTTGCCACCAGCACCATCATCGAAGACTTAACTGAACGGGTGGGAGGAGAAGAGATTCAGCTTAAGGGCATTCTCAAGCCAGGAACAGATCCCCACGTTTACGAACCAGTGCCACAAGACTCTCAGGCTTTAGAGAAAGCAAACCTGATTTTGTATAACGGCTACAACTTAGAACCAGGGTTGATTAAGCTGATGAACGCCTCTGGCGGCAAAGCTCGGAAAGTGGCTGTAGGGGAAGTGGTAAAGTCTTTGCAACTGGATAAAGGTAAAGGAGAAGTAGTGCCAGATCCCCATGTTTGGGGAGATGCTGATAACGCGATCCAAATGGTTAATGCCATTCGCGATGCGTTAATTGAAGTATCACCAGAAGACAAAGAGAAATTTACTCAAAATGCAGAATTACTCACTGCTGAGTTAAAACAACTTGATAGCTGGATTATCCAGGAAATTAAAACCATTCCAGAAAATAAGCGGAAATTAATAACAACTCACGACGCTTTTCAATATTATGGCCGTGGTTATGGAATCCCAGTTGCTGGTACTTTGATTGGCATCAGTACGGAAGAACAACCTAGCGCTCAAACAGTACGAAAATTGGTAGAATCTGTTAAAGTAGCTGGTGTTTCTGCAATTTTTGCAGAAACAACAATTAACCCAGCTTTGATTACTACTGTAGCGCAAGAATCAGGCATAAAATTAGCACCGCGTCAACTATATTCTGACTCGATTGGTGCCGCTGGAAGTGACGCTGATTCTTACATAAACATGATGGTTGCTAATACCCGCACCATTGTAGAAGCTTTGGGAGGAAGGTACACGCCATTTGAGGTTAGTGGCAGGGAAAAAAAGTGA
- a CDS encoding metal ABC transporter permease — MLEVLIEPLQYGFMQRSLVIAILVGLLCAVVGSYLMVQRLALLGDAISHSVLPGLAIAFMVGANIFVGAFIAGVLSTMAIAWIRTRSPIKEDAAMGIVFSAFFAFGITLITLIQKDNKIDLNHFLFGNILGVTIQEVRDTAIIAAIVLIIVVLLYKELLFYTFDPLGAQAVGLPTNLLNFGLMLLIALTIVASMKAVGVILVLSLLITPGATAYLLVKRLHNVMILGAVIGIISSISGMYLSYFFNLPSGPAIVLVVSGLFVIALLFSPSYGIFTNKKSDSGQLFPVLQELKQLMRSR; from the coding sequence ATGCTAGAAGTGTTAATTGAGCCGTTGCAGTATGGTTTCATGCAGCGATCGCTTGTAATTGCCATTCTTGTCGGCCTTTTGTGTGCTGTCGTGGGTAGCTACCTAATGGTGCAGCGATTGGCTTTGCTGGGAGATGCCATTAGTCACTCGGTATTGCCTGGGTTAGCGATCGCTTTTATGGTGGGAGCGAATATCTTTGTTGGAGCCTTTATTGCCGGAGTCTTGAGTACAATGGCGATCGCTTGGATTCGGACGCGATCGCCTATTAAAGAAGATGCGGCAATGGGTATAGTTTTTTCCGCCTTCTTTGCCTTTGGTATTACCTTAATTACTCTAATCCAAAAAGACAACAAAATCGACCTCAACCACTTCTTATTTGGCAATATTTTAGGTGTCACCATTCAAGAAGTCCGAGACACAGCTATCATCGCCGCAATTGTATTAATAATTGTTGTACTGCTGTATAAAGAATTATTGTTCTATACCTTCGATCCCCTCGGAGCGCAGGCAGTTGGATTACCTACCAATCTGCTAAACTTTGGGCTGATGCTGCTAATTGCTCTAACGATTGTTGCCAGCATGAAAGCCGTGGGAGTAATCTTAGTTTTATCTCTACTAATCACGCCGGGAGCAACCGCATATTTATTAGTTAAACGGCTGCACAATGTGATGATTTTGGGGGCGGTAATTGGCATTATTTCCAGTATTAGCGGGATGTATCTCAGCTACTTTTTTAATCTGCCTTCTGGCCCCGCAATTGTATTAGTTGTATCGGGATTATTTGTAATAGCATTATTATTCAGCCCCAGCTACGGGATATTTACCAACAAAAAGTCAGATTCGGGGCAATTATTTCCTGTCTTGCAGGAGTTGAAACAGCTGATGCGATCGCGCTAA